A single genomic interval of Bacillota bacterium harbors:
- a CDS encoding pyridoxamine 5'-phosphate oxidase family protein: MMDMRRLDRAVDHEEAQSYLREATVGYLALAENNIPYAIPLHFVWHKQSIYFHCAPEGRKITILRQNPQCTFAVSFLDGIKSGGSACEYGTYYRSAIVEGVARFVSDAEEKLMALTALTEKHAQVPFSPVTAAGMAKTTVIAIDIVNISGKARRS, encoded by the coding sequence ATGATGGATATGCGACGTCTTGACCGCGCTGTGGACCATGAAGAAGCACAGAGTTACTTGCGCGAGGCCACTGTTGGGTACTTAGCCCTTGCTGAGAATAACATACCCTACGCCATTCCGCTTCATTTCGTCTGGCATAAACAAAGCATTTACTTTCACTGCGCACCAGAGGGGCGCAAGATTACAATCCTCCGCCAGAACCCACAGTGCACTTTTGCCGTATCATTTCTAGACGGTATAAAAAGTGGCGGCAGCGCATGCGAGTATGGAACCTACTATCGCAGTGCTATCGTAGAGGGTGTGGCACGCTTTGTAAGTGATGCCGAGGAAAAATTGATGGCCTTAACGGCGCTGACTGAGAAACACGCACAAGTGCCGTTTTCGCCCGTTACCGCCGCAGGGATGGCTAAAACTACCGTTATCGCCATCGACATCGTCAACATCTCCGGCAAGGCTAGGCGGTCCTAG
- a CDS encoding DUF1450 domain-containing protein, whose product MEIVICQLTLEALDNNLKEYLTQNCADDTVLVAKCIGCCGECASTYVVLVDGDPVVASSREKLLERLHSL is encoded by the coding sequence GTGGAGATCGTGATATGCCAACTGACTCTCGAAGCCCTAGATAACAATCTTAAAGAGTACCTCACCCAAAACTGCGCGGACGACACTGTGCTAGTAGCTAAATGTATCGGATGTTGTGGGGAATGTGCCTCAACATATGTCGTTCTAGTTGATGGCGACCCTGTCGTGGCCAGTAGTCGCGAGAAATTGCTAGAGCGTTTGCACTCGCTTTAA
- a CDS encoding DUF4392 domain-containing protein — MWQGIERWLSFDPGRRGFAGNLRPGDLERGTRRLQSANSIAVATGFFIPAAQAVENDGPLGAVFLARALLALGKEVVLLVPDTAEAACQVLCQALGLNCRAVLLSPGLVSEQFIEQLGCDTLVVIEYPGQGGDKTCRNMRGADITPYVPLLDTAFNYAKQCGIFTIAVGDGGNELGCGGRGSVAVAPCGTPIAAVTEAEVVLAAGLSNWGVYALLAALSLLENKNMVPTPSEERSLLEKLCQVGVVDGYHCLCQATVDGQAAEVLADVLQDLHRAVTDSLDTQRSVAVSSVWVANS; from the coding sequence ATGTGGCAAGGCATAGAGAGATGGTTGTCTTTTGACCCGGGCCGACGCGGCTTTGCGGGTAATTTGCGACCAGGTGACTTAGAACGTGGGACGAGGCGGCTGCAAAGTGCTAATAGCATTGCTGTCGCTACAGGGTTTTTCATCCCAGCGGCGCAGGCAGTAGAGAACGATGGCCCCTTGGGGGCTGTTTTTCTGGCTCGGGCACTGCTCGCTTTAGGTAAAGAGGTAGTTTTACTAGTTCCGGATACGGCAGAAGCGGCGTGCCAAGTGTTGTGCCAAGCGCTCGGCCTCAATTGCCGAGCGGTGCTCCTGTCGCCAGGACTCGTGAGCGAGCAGTTTATAGAGCAACTAGGTTGCGACACACTGGTCGTCATCGAATACCCTGGTCAAGGGGGGGACAAAACCTGTCGCAATATGCGAGGCGCGGACATAACCCCGTACGTTCCGCTGCTTGATACGGCCTTCAACTACGCTAAACAGTGCGGTATCTTTACCATAGCGGTGGGGGATGGCGGCAATGAACTAGGTTGTGGCGGTAGAGGCAGTGTGGCGGTAGCACCCTGTGGCACCCCCATTGCGGCAGTGACTGAAGCAGAGGTGGTGCTCGCTGCTGGGCTAAGCAATTGGGGCGTTTATGCCCTCTTGGCAGCTTTGTCACTTCTAGAGAATAAGAATATGGTACCAACTCCGAGTGAGGAGCGTAGTCTCTTAGAGAAATTATGCCAGGTAGGAGTGGTAGACGGCTACCATTGCTTATGCCAAGCGACGGTAGACGGGCAAGCAGCCGAGGTGTTAGCCGATGTACTACAAGATCTGCATAGAGCGGTGACAGATAGTCTTGACACACAGCGTAGCGTGGCTGTATCGTCAGTTTGGGTGGCAAACAGTTAA
- a CDS encoding LL-diaminopimelate aminotransferase, which yields MQIADRITSMPKYLFAEIDRLKWEARAKGVDLINLGVGDPDVPTPDFIVNAMVDIVKNQPATHQYPEYDGDPAFRRSAAAYLKKRFSLDVHPDKELVALIGSKEGIAHFALAVANPGDVVLVPDPAYPVYYMSAVLAGAEPYLMPLLEENDYLPDFAAIPAHILRRARLMYLNYPNNPTAAVADLSFFAKAVAFAKEHNIVICHDNAYAEITFDGFVAPSILEVPGAEDCCIELYSLSKPLNMTGWRIAFAYGQEKLIAALRKVKTATDSGPFTAIQFAAIEGLANPDATIAGMRDIYTARRDRVIALLKSLGLPCASPRASLYVWLRVPEQFPSSQAFSMALLASQGVIVSPGVGFGQYGEGYFRISLTTPDHRLDEGLERLRNFLLESKS from the coding sequence ATGCAAATTGCCGATCGCATTACGAGCATGCCCAAGTACCTGTTTGCAGAAATAGACAGGCTGAAGTGGGAGGCGCGGGCCAAGGGAGTCGACCTCATCAACTTGGGGGTGGGTGACCCAGATGTACCGACGCCGGATTTTATTGTCAATGCTATGGTTGATATTGTCAAAAATCAGCCTGCCACACATCAGTATCCGGAGTACGATGGCGATCCAGCTTTTCGCCGCAGTGCCGCAGCCTACTTAAAAAAGCGCTTTTCACTCGATGTTCACCCTGACAAAGAGTTAGTAGCTTTGATTGGCTCCAAAGAAGGTATAGCCCATTTTGCTTTGGCGGTGGCAAACCCGGGTGACGTAGTTCTAGTGCCCGACCCTGCCTACCCAGTCTACTACATGTCGGCAGTTCTCGCGGGTGCCGAGCCATACCTTATGCCTTTGCTAGAAGAGAATGACTACCTGCCGGACTTTGCCGCCATACCCGCACACATACTGCGACGTGCCCGACTAATGTACTTAAACTACCCCAATAATCCCACCGCCGCAGTGGCAGACCTGTCTTTTTTTGCTAAGGCGGTCGCTTTCGCCAAGGAACATAATATCGTCATCTGCCACGATAACGCCTATGCCGAGATTACTTTTGACGGTTTTGTGGCCCCAAGCATACTGGAAGTACCGGGCGCCGAAGACTGCTGCATTGAGCTCTACTCGCTGTCTAAGCCGCTCAACATGACAGGGTGGCGCATTGCTTTTGCCTATGGACAAGAGAAACTTATCGCGGCTCTCCGCAAGGTTAAAACGGCGACTGACAGCGGGCCCTTCACGGCTATTCAGTTCGCGGCCATAGAGGGGTTAGCTAACCCCGACGCGACGATAGCCGGCATGCGCGATATCTATACGGCACGTCGTGACCGTGTTATCGCGCTGCTCAAGTCACTCGGGCTACCCTGTGCTTCGCCAAGGGCTTCGCTCTATGTGTGGCTACGAGTGCCAGAGCAGTTTCCTTCTTCGCAGGCCTTTTCCATGGCTCTTCTCGCTAGTCAAGGGGTAATTGTCTCTCCTGGCGTTGGTTTCGGGCAGTATGGGGAAGGTTACTTCCGCATATCGCTCACCACCCCCGATCATCGCCTCGACGAAGGACTCGAGCGCCTACGCAACTTCCTCTTAGAGAGCAAAAGTTAA
- the ltrA gene encoding group II intron reverse transcriptase/maturase, with translation MTSSRKEQGQQKTLNRGSSQEEVVNTQGTVRVQSSSPAQVKSYTCGTEYTLLEEMLKLDNMMAALKRVEQNKGAAGVDKVDVKSLRPYLKEHWPRIRGELLEGTYKPQPVRRVEIPKSDGGIRLLGIPTLVDRLIQQGLSQVLTPIFDPSFSNSSYGFRPNRSTHQAVKQAKQYIEDGYRYVVDLDLEKFFDRVNHDILMARVARKIKDKRILGLIRAYLNAGIMAKGVCVRSEQGVPQGGPLSPALSNIILDDLDKELERRGHRFVRYADDCNIYVKTERAGQRVMEGVKRFVEDELKLKVNEQKSAVDRPWKRKFLGFSFTAERKTRTRIAPKARARFEDKVRELTNRSRSMSMAKRIDQLNVYLRGWMGYFCLADTRSVIESLDQWTRRRLRMCYLKQWKKPKAVYHNLVKLGLRPDFARNLSGSGKGYWRLANTPQMNIALGLAFWANQGLLSLVQLYDKHRSVS, from the coding sequence ATGACAAGTTCGCGGAAAGAGCAAGGACAGCAGAAAACCCTTAACAGGGGCTCCTCACAGGAGGAAGTGGTGAATACACAGGGGACTGTGAGAGTGCAGAGCTCTTCCCCGGCACAAGTCAAGAGCTACACCTGCGGGACCGAGTATACCCTGCTGGAAGAGATGTTGAAGCTAGATAACATGATGGCAGCCCTCAAGCGCGTAGAGCAGAACAAAGGAGCAGCCGGAGTAGATAAGGTAGACGTAAAATCCCTACGACCCTACCTCAAAGAACACTGGCCTCGCATCAGAGGAGAGCTACTAGAGGGAACCTACAAGCCTCAGCCAGTCCGCCGAGTCGAAATCCCGAAATCCGACGGTGGCATAAGGCTCTTAGGTATACCCACTCTAGTCGACCGTCTAATCCAACAGGGCCTCTCACAAGTTCTAACGCCAATCTTTGACCCCAGTTTCTCAAACAGTAGCTACGGCTTCAGGCCGAACCGTAGCACCCACCAGGCAGTCAAACAGGCAAAACAGTACATTGAGGACGGTTACAGGTACGTCGTTGACCTAGATCTGGAGAAATTCTTCGACCGAGTCAATCACGACATCCTAATGGCCCGAGTAGCCCGCAAGATCAAAGATAAGCGGATACTTGGACTCATCAGAGCCTACCTCAATGCAGGAATTATGGCCAAGGGAGTATGCGTAAGAAGTGAACAGGGGGTTCCACAGGGTGGGCCACTTAGTCCAGCTCTATCGAATATAATCCTTGATGACTTGGATAAGGAGCTAGAGAGAAGGGGACACCGCTTTGTTCGTTACGCCGACGACTGTAATATTTACGTCAAGACGGAGCGAGCAGGGCAAAGAGTCATGGAGGGCGTAAAGAGATTTGTAGAGGATGAACTAAAACTCAAGGTCAACGAGCAGAAAAGTGCTGTTGACCGCCCATGGAAACGAAAGTTTCTAGGGTTCTCGTTCACAGCTGAGCGCAAAACACGTACACGTATAGCGCCCAAAGCCCGGGCAAGATTCGAGGACAAGGTGAGGGAACTCACCAATCGTTCGCGAAGCATGAGTATGGCGAAACGAATTGACCAGCTAAACGTGTACCTACGAGGATGGATGGGATACTTCTGCCTAGCTGACACGCGCAGCGTCATTGAGTCCCTAGACCAGTGGACTCGGCGACGCCTCCGTATGTGCTATTTAAAGCAGTGGAAGAAACCCAAAGCAGTCTACCATAACCTCGTCAAGCTTGGCCTAAGACCAGACTTCGCCAGAAACCTCAGTGGCTCAGGCAAAGGATACTGGCGATTAGCCAACACGCCGCAGATGAACATAGCCCTTGGTTTGGCCTTTTGGGCTAACCAAGGACTATTGAGTTTGGTTCAGTTATATGACAAGCACCGTAGTGTTTCATGA
- a CDS encoding TldD/PmbA family protein, whose amino-acid sequence MLSKPLLEDVLLAALSTGGDFAEVFVEDRFSTTLSMVGGKVDSGVSGRDYGIGIRILKGTNYVYAYTNDYARDNLVKVAKEAAAAIPGQLETSGLTLRFMKDEPRQINRITIYPHEVAKERKVALMTQAYHVAKGYDPVISQVMVRYFDEDQKVQIANSSGLYVEDRRVRTRTSITAIASKGAEKQSGFYGPGSHRGFEFYDTINIDDYAREAARIATTMIHAPYAPSGRIPVIIDNEFGGVIFHEACGHSLEATSVAKKTSVFADKLGEKIASDVVSAVDDGTIPNAWGSLNVDDEGHLSQRNLLIENGVLKGYMIDKFNGRRMNMPATGNARRQSYKFAPTSRMTNTFILPGKSTRDEIIAATEYGLFARYMGGGSVNPATGEFNFAVNEGYLVRNGKIAEPVRGATLIGKGSDVLMLIDMVADNLACGQGMCGSISGSLPADVGQPTLRVSEMIVGGRKGDK is encoded by the coding sequence GTGCTATCTAAACCGTTGCTAGAAGATGTCTTGCTGGCCGCACTCAGCACAGGAGGAGATTTTGCTGAAGTCTTTGTAGAAGATCGCTTCAGCACAACGCTCTCTATGGTCGGGGGCAAGGTGGACAGCGGTGTGTCAGGCCGCGACTATGGCATTGGCATTCGTATTCTCAAGGGAACAAACTATGTCTATGCCTACACGAACGACTACGCTCGCGACAATCTCGTTAAGGTCGCGAAAGAGGCTGCGGCAGCTATACCTGGCCAGCTAGAGACAAGCGGACTCACTTTGCGCTTTATGAAGGATGAGCCGCGGCAGATCAACCGCATCACCATCTATCCCCACGAGGTAGCCAAGGAGCGCAAGGTTGCTCTTATGACTCAGGCTTACCATGTAGCTAAAGGCTACGACCCAGTAATTTCTCAAGTTATGGTGCGTTACTTTGACGAAGACCAGAAAGTGCAAATTGCCAACTCTAGCGGTCTCTATGTTGAAGACCGCCGCGTGCGCACGCGCACGTCTATTACCGCCATTGCCTCTAAAGGGGCAGAAAAGCAGTCAGGGTTTTACGGCCCGGGTAGTCATAGGGGTTTTGAGTTCTACGATACTATTAACATCGACGATTACGCCCGCGAGGCAGCCAGAATAGCCACCACCATGATACACGCGCCTTATGCTCCTAGTGGGCGCATACCGGTTATTATCGACAACGAATTCGGCGGGGTTATTTTCCACGAGGCCTGTGGTCATAGCTTGGAAGCAACTTCGGTGGCCAAGAAGACGTCAGTGTTTGCGGACAAGTTAGGCGAAAAGATTGCCTCTGATGTCGTGAGCGCGGTGGATGACGGCACCATACCTAATGCTTGGGGCAGCCTCAATGTCGATGACGAGGGGCATCTCTCACAGCGCAATCTACTTATTGAGAATGGTGTGCTTAAAGGGTACATGATCGACAAGTTTAACGGTCGCCGCATGAATATGCCTGCTACCGGCAATGCGCGTCGTCAGTCCTACAAGTTCGCACCTACCTCCCGCATGACGAACACCTTTATTTTACCGGGCAAAAGTACGCGCGATGAGATAATCGCGGCGACAGAATACGGCCTCTTCGCCCGCTACATGGGGGGCGGCTCGGTTAACCCAGCTACAGGCGAATTTAACTTTGCCGTCAATGAGGGCTACTTGGTCCGTAATGGCAAAATTGCCGAGCCGGTCAGGGGCGCTACTCTTATCGGCAAGGGGTCGGACGTGCTGATGTTAATCGACATGGTGGCAGACAATTTGGCCTGTGGGCAAGGTATGTGTGGCTCTATAAGCGGCTCTTTGCCTGCTGATGTTGGGCAGCCAACACTACGTGTCTCAGAAATGATTGTCGGTGGTAGAAAGGGGGACAAGTAA
- a CDS encoding TldD/PmbA family protein translates to MEVRAFVDQLFALGHRQGFSDMEAYVAMRNLFRVGVFKSEIDSYTLAESRGLAFRGLINGRMGYSFTENLALDSVRMLVEDAAANALIIDSEDIEEIYSGVLSDTYHELDSFSPELEEVPAADKIAWAKDLEQKAYALDSRVSTVQVSMGNSSGETRIMNTRGLNLAHKGNFADSYIAVVAKEGDDTKSAYAFFSSRDFAKFAHAELAKEAVQEATSLLGAESIASGTYKVLLRHDVASELLATFASSFSAEAVQKGLSLLKDKLGEAIMSSSITIIDDPLLPERPNSAPFDAEGVATKTKTVVGEGKLVTLLHNLKTAKKDGVASTGNAHKAAFNAPVTVAPTNLYIQAGGKVYAELVAELENGLVIIAVQGTHSGANPVSGDFSLSAYGYLVEDGKVVRPVNQITIAGNFFAMLSNIQGVGNDLLFKYGSVASPSLLIGSLAVSGK, encoded by the coding sequence GTGGAAGTGAGAGCATTCGTCGACCAACTCTTTGCTCTCGGTCATCGCCAAGGCTTTAGCGATATGGAGGCCTATGTGGCGATGCGCAATCTCTTTCGCGTTGGGGTATTTAAGTCCGAAATAGATAGCTATACCCTAGCTGAGTCGCGCGGGCTGGCCTTTCGCGGCTTGATTAACGGCCGCATGGGGTATAGCTTTACCGAGAATCTGGCACTAGACTCCGTTAGAATGCTGGTCGAAGACGCCGCCGCCAATGCCTTGATTATTGACAGTGAAGACATAGAGGAGATTTATAGCGGGGTTTTATCGGATACATACCACGAGCTAGACTCTTTTTCACCGGAGCTTGAAGAAGTGCCGGCGGCAGACAAAATAGCTTGGGCGAAAGACTTGGAGCAAAAGGCCTATGCTTTGGATAGTAGGGTGTCCACCGTACAAGTCAGTATGGGCAACAGTTCTGGAGAGACGCGCATTATGAACACCCGGGGGTTAAATTTGGCCCACAAAGGAAACTTTGCCGATAGCTACATCGCGGTGGTGGCCAAGGAAGGTGACGACACTAAGAGCGCCTACGCCTTCTTCTCTTCGCGTGATTTCGCTAAGTTTGCGCATGCTGAACTAGCCAAAGAAGCGGTACAAGAGGCTACCTCTCTGCTTGGTGCCGAGTCAATTGCCTCTGGCACCTACAAGGTTCTCTTGCGGCACGATGTCGCTAGCGAGCTTCTCGCTACTTTTGCCTCATCCTTTTCTGCCGAGGCCGTGCAGAAAGGGCTCTCTCTCCTTAAAGACAAGCTAGGTGAGGCCATCATGAGCTCGTCTATCACTATCATCGATGATCCCCTCCTCCCTGAACGGCCCAATTCTGCGCCTTTTGACGCCGAGGGCGTTGCCACCAAGACAAAAACAGTGGTGGGAGAGGGCAAGCTAGTTACTCTGCTGCACAATCTAAAAACGGCGAAGAAAGATGGCGTCGCCTCTACCGGCAATGCGCATAAGGCGGCGTTCAATGCCCCAGTAACAGTTGCCCCCACCAACCTCTATATTCAGGCGGGCGGCAAGGTGTACGCCGAACTCGTAGCAGAGTTAGAGAACGGCCTAGTAATCATCGCGGTGCAGGGTACTCATTCCGGTGCCAATCCTGTTTCGGGCGACTTTTCGCTGTCTGCCTACGGCTACCTAGTGGAGGATGGCAAAGTAGTTCGCCCCGTCAACCAAATCACTATTGCGGGCAACTTCTTTGCTATGTTGTCAAATATTCAAGGTGTTGGCAACGACTTGCTGTTTAAGTACGGTTCTGTGGCCTCCCCCTCCTTGCTTATCGGCTCTTTAGCCGTTTCTGGCAAGTAG
- a CDS encoding RsmF rRNA methyltransferase first C-terminal domain-containing protein, whose translation MLRLPLPSLPPLFVARILARDPQHGQALLDALEGPRTYALRVNTLKTSPVDILRWLPFHLSPVPWCSAGYYYAGDEKPGQHPLHWAGLYYIQDASAMYPVESLDVEPHHKVLDLSAAPGGKATQILAHLQGQGLLVANEVDAARAQTLVYNLESFGADNFAVVNSPPAVLARALPNYFDRILVDAPCSGEGLFRKDYAARQSWRSEHVASSAARQEEILTSALHMLRSGGKMVYSTCTFAEEENEWLLANMAAKESSLQLHQPTVRLLPHLVPGEGQFSAVLTKNTATPLTETKVRLFRPAAPPGKAVKLMQEFAGPSYSQDSARLHAQGDTLYRIPRGMPDLVGVRIVRLGLKLGTAHEKRFHPDHAFALSLTPPHLPRLDYKSDDPRLLSYLHGHVIPCALDVEGWVLICCEGFPLGLGKASQGQVKNHLPKGLRKL comes from the coding sequence GTGCTTCGGCTGCCGTTACCATCACTACCCCCCCTGTTTGTGGCGCGTATCCTGGCGCGAGACCCCCAGCATGGGCAGGCATTGCTCGACGCCCTAGAAGGACCTCGCACCTATGCCTTGCGAGTTAATACCCTGAAAACAAGTCCTGTAGATATTCTACGCTGGCTGCCTTTTCACCTTTCACCAGTCCCTTGGTGCAGTGCGGGTTACTACTATGCTGGTGACGAAAAGCCCGGACAGCATCCGCTGCACTGGGCTGGACTCTACTATATCCAAGATGCGTCCGCCATGTACCCAGTAGAGTCCCTAGACGTAGAACCGCATCATAAAGTACTCGATCTCTCAGCGGCACCAGGAGGCAAGGCCACGCAAATACTGGCTCATTTACAGGGACAGGGCTTGCTTGTCGCCAATGAAGTAGACGCAGCGCGAGCCCAAACCCTAGTTTACAATCTCGAGTCTTTCGGTGCAGACAATTTCGCGGTGGTTAACTCACCCCCTGCCGTTCTAGCGCGGGCACTGCCTAACTATTTTGACCGCATCCTAGTCGATGCCCCTTGCTCTGGCGAAGGGCTCTTTCGCAAAGATTACGCCGCAAGACAAAGCTGGCGGAGCGAACACGTAGCGTCTTCGGCTGCCCGCCAAGAGGAGATCCTCACTTCTGCCCTGCACATGCTACGCAGTGGTGGCAAAATGGTCTACTCAACCTGCACCTTTGCCGAGGAAGAAAATGAATGGCTTTTGGCGAATATGGCGGCCAAAGAGAGCTCGCTGCAGTTACATCAGCCAACTGTTCGCCTGCTGCCGCATCTAGTGCCTGGCGAAGGTCAGTTTAGTGCCGTACTGACCAAGAACACAGCGACACCACTAACAGAGACTAAAGTGCGCTTGTTTCGCCCGGCTGCGCCACCCGGCAAAGCCGTGAAACTGATGCAAGAATTTGCGGGCCCGTCATACTCCCAAGACTCCGCGCGCCTCCATGCCCAGGGCGACACCCTCTACCGCATACCGCGAGGCATGCCTGACCTGGTGGGGGTACGCATCGTTCGCCTTGGTCTTAAGCTCGGCACAGCACACGAGAAGCGCTTTCACCCCGACCATGCCTTCGCACTATCTCTCACTCCGCCCCATCTTCCGCGCCTTGACTATAAAAGCGATGACCCTAGACTGCTCTCCTACCTGCACGGACATGTCATTCCCTGTGCTCTCGACGTAGAAGGCTGGGTTCTCATCTGCTGCGAGGGCTTCCCCCTTGGGCTTGGCAAGGCCTCACAAGGGCAGGTCAAGAATCATCTACCCAAGGGACTGCGTAAGCTTTAA
- a CDS encoding sensor histidine kinase: MVTAAEAPSFQSKLLPLLYLASLTVFVSNFSYFPFGTAFRFSLAVSAFALFLLLRSDVNPAVGGIVTGVAIVLFRTVLSTYMAGLPMVPAFLRHYPAGVYYLCFGSGLLLARHLVSSTPLYIISLLGALDFSSNIAELILRGDFALRLEPTMFYLLLAVAAIRATLTGLAYTAYLQKEDILRREQRQREFERLLLLTSDVNGELLYFEHALEDVERVMHKSYQLYHKLRDDNRDEAAIALAVTREIHDAKKDFARLGARLNAVLLRERADKSLALHTLVEVAVKANQALALELGKKVQIHSEITGAADISNYHHVLSIINNLMSNAVDAIVHQGEVWLKLEVNASSLAVTVADNGVGINLSDLPIIFRPGFTTKFNPHNGQASTGLGLAQVQNIAESLGGKITVRSEVGSGTLFTVTLPIGGSFV, from the coding sequence ATGGTAACGGCAGCCGAAGCACCTTCTTTCCAGAGTAAGCTACTGCCTCTGCTCTACTTGGCCTCGCTCACTGTTTTTGTTAGCAATTTTAGTTACTTTCCCTTTGGTACCGCTTTTCGCTTCAGTCTCGCTGTGAGCGCCTTTGCTTTGTTCTTGCTCCTACGTTCTGATGTCAACCCCGCTGTGGGGGGGATAGTCACGGGAGTGGCCATTGTTCTTTTTCGCACCGTGCTCAGCACTTACATGGCGGGCCTGCCCATGGTGCCTGCCTTCTTGCGCCACTACCCCGCAGGTGTGTACTATCTCTGTTTCGGCAGTGGGTTACTCCTGGCGCGTCACCTCGTAAGTAGCACACCTCTGTACATTATTTCACTACTTGGTGCGCTCGACTTTTCCTCGAACATCGCTGAACTTATCTTGCGTGGTGATTTTGCTCTGCGCCTTGAGCCAACTATGTTCTACCTGCTTCTAGCGGTGGCTGCCATTCGAGCCACCTTAACTGGCTTAGCCTATACCGCCTACCTGCAAAAGGAAGATATTCTCAGGCGAGAACAAAGACAAAGGGAGTTTGAGCGCCTGCTGCTCCTGACCTCAGATGTTAACGGCGAATTGCTGTATTTTGAGCATGCTCTGGAGGATGTGGAGCGAGTAATGCACAAAAGTTACCAGCTGTATCACAAACTGCGAGATGACAACCGCGACGAAGCGGCAATTGCGCTCGCGGTGACGCGAGAAATCCATGATGCCAAAAAAGACTTTGCCCGCCTAGGGGCACGCCTAAACGCAGTATTGCTGCGCGAGCGCGCCGACAAAAGTTTGGCCCTGCACACCTTAGTCGAAGTAGCAGTGAAAGCAAATCAAGCACTGGCCCTTGAGTTAGGGAAAAAAGTACAGATTCATTCTGAAATTACGGGTGCTGCGGACATCAGCAATTACCATCACGTTCTGTCAATAATCAATAACTTGATGAGTAATGCTGTCGATGCGATTGTGCATCAGGGCGAGGTTTGGCTCAAGTTGGAGGTTAATGCCAGTAGTTTAGCGGTGACGGTCGCCGATAATGGGGTAGGCATTAACTTAAGTGACCTGCCAATTATCTTTCGCCCAGGTTTTACGACGAAGTTCAACCCGCATAATGGACAAGCCTCTACCGGTCTTGGTTTAGCGCAGGTGCAGAACATTGCGGAGAGTCTCGGTGGCAAGATCACTGTTCGGAGCGAAGTGGGGAGCGGCACCCTGTTTACAGTAACACTGCCTATAGGGGGAAGCTTTGTATGA